Proteins from one Setaria italica strain Yugu1 chromosome V, Setaria_italica_v2.0, whole genome shotgun sequence genomic window:
- the LOC105914479 gene encoding uncharacterized protein LOC105914479: protein MEFLSSSSTPWCGGLHESDVGSVVFPNSGELFHRHCSSLAESTLSVAWLLAELPPAPHGHITAGASSHRRRQAWPPVGGPGSVTGLTGWEDEEDKAVLQIDPGSNRRIAVRKL, encoded by the exons atggagttcctctcttcgagctctacgccgtggtgtggtggattgcatgaatccgatgtcggctccgtcgtcttccccaactccggcgagcttttccacCGCCATTGTTCATCTCTGGCCGAAA GCACCCTGTCCGTCGCGTGGCTCCtggccgagctgccgcctgcaccTCATGGCCACATCACCGCTGGGGccagcagccaccgccgccgtcaggcTTGGCCGCCGGTTGGAGGTCCTGGCTCGGTCACAGGATTAACCGGatgggaggatgaagaagacaaggcagTTTTGCAAATAGATCCCGGAAGCAATAG
- the LOC106804342 gene encoding uncharacterized protein LOC106804342, whose amino-acid sequence MAAYCNKVHKIEDKFDRLELNHVARHFNKVADELAKTASGRKPIPDGVFISDQYMPSIRYKEPGRVGDAPPAPDSGADPGEVGNAPPVPDSGANLGKVGDSPSSLDPEADPSNPEVMEIDANLVEGPDPMPDWRAPYLNYLIREMLQMNKTEALQTVPITWPFAVWGLDLVEPFKKAPGGLTLLLVAVDKFSKWIEARPVAQIKSKKAVQFFIDIIHHFGVPNSIITDNGTQFTRNKFLKFCDNHHIQADWSAVVHHRTNG is encoded by the exons atggcggcgTACTGCAACAAAGTCCACAAgatcgaagacaagttcgacagactagagctcaaccacgtcgcaaggcatTTCAACAAGGTAGCTGACGAACTGGCGAAGACGGCATCCGGCCGAAAGCCCATCCCTGACGGCGTCTTCATCAGCGACCAATACATGCCCTCAATCCGTTACAAGGAGCCAGGAAGGGTCGGCGATGCACCACCTGCCCCAGACTCGGGCGCCGAcccgggagaggtcggcaacgcaccacctgtcccggactcggGCGCCAACCTTGGAAAGGTCGGCGATTCTCCATCTAGCCTGGACCCGGAGGCTGATCCCTCCAACCCCGAAGTCATGGAGATTGACGCAAACCTGGTAGAGGGGCCCGACCCCAtgcctgactggagagccccgtacctcaactacctcatccgcgagatGCTCCAGATgaacaagacggag gcaCTCCAGACcgtccccatcacgtggccatTCGCAGTCTGGGGATTGGACCTCGTCGAACCCTTCAAGAAGGCACCTGGGGGCCTCACCCTTTTGCTTGTCGCCGTTgacaagttctcaaagtggatcgaggcgcGGCCCGTCGCGCagatcaaatccaagaaggcggtacaattcttcattGACATCATCCATCACTTTGGAGtacccaactccatcatcacggacaacggcacgcagttcaccaggAACAAGTTCCTCAAGTTCTGCGACAACCACCATATCCAAGCGGACTGGTCGGCTGTGGTGCATCACCGCACAAACGGGTAG